The proteins below come from a single Campylobacter concisus genomic window:
- the smpB gene encoding SsrA-binding protein SmpB, translating to MKDLAKNKKALHDFSILETFEAGIVLKGSEVKALRAGRANLKDSFVRVIKGELFLLNAHISYLETTHSAFRPNERAARKLLMHRKQIDKIFGQVSQDGLALVILALYLSDKNIVKARLALAKGKNLHDKRETLKRREADKEARAAIKRYV from the coding sequence ATACTTGAGACCTTCGAGGCTGGTATTGTACTAAAAGGCAGCGAGGTCAAAGCACTAAGGGCTGGCAGGGCAAATTTAAAAGATAGCTTTGTGCGTGTCATAAAGGGCGAGCTTTTCTTACTAAACGCCCATATCAGCTATCTTGAGACTACACACAGCGCATTTCGTCCAAATGAGCGAGCAGCTAGAAAACTTTTGATGCATAGAAAGCAGATTGATAAAATTTTTGGTCAAGTCTCGCAAGATGGACTAGCACTAGTTATTTTGGCACTTTATCTAAGCGATAAAAACATCGTAAAAGCAAGACTAGCTCTTGCAAAAGGTAAAAATTTACACGACAAGCGCGAGACTTTAAAAAGACGCGAGGCAGACAAAGAGGCAAGAGCTGCCATAAAAAGATATGTTTAA